The window GTGATGCGCCTCTACGGTAGGGCAAGCAGCTCACAATGCAAAAAGCCCGGTTATCGCCGGGCTTTTCAAATATTCAGGTGGCGTTATTAAACGCCTAATAATAATCTTGCAGGATCTTCCAGCAGTTGTTTTACACGTACAAGGAAGCTTACCGATTCGCGGCCGTCGATGATGCGGTGATCATACGACAGGGCCAGGTACATCATGGGGCGGATAACCACTTGTCCGTTTATGGCAACAGGGCGCTCAATAATATTGTGCATCCCCAGGATAGCCGATTGCGGCGAGTTTAATATCGGGGTCGACATCATTGATCCAAATACACCGCCGTTGGTGATGGTGAATGTACCACCGGTCATTTCGGAAATGGTGAGCTTGTTTTCGCGGGCTTTACCGGCCAATACTACAATGGCTTTTTCAATTTCGGCAAGGCTAAGGCTATCGGCATTACGAATAACCGGCACCACCAAACCTTTAGGAGCCGATACGGCGATAGAAACATCGGCGTAGTTGCTGTATACAATTTCTTCGCCTTCTATACGGGCATTTACAGCCGGCCAGTCTTTCAGCGCCTCGGTAACTGCTTTGGTAAAAAACGACATAAAGCCTAAGCCAACGCCATGTTTCTCTTTAAATTTATCTTTGTACTTGCTGCGCAATTCCATGATAGGCTGCATATCCACTTCGTTAAAAGTGGTAAGCATGGCTGTTTCGTTTTTAACAGCTACCAAGCGTTTGGCAACAGTTTTACGCAGTGAGGTCATCTTCTCACGTTTCTCGCTTCTTGAGTTTTGAGTTGCGGGTTCCGAGTTTTGAGTTGGAGCTGCAGACTTAGGACTTTCGGCTACAGGCTTAGGACTTGAAGCCTGAGCGCCTAATGCATCACCTTTGGTAATACGGCCATCAACACCTGTACCGGAAACGGCTTTAGGGTCAACGCCTTTTTCGGCCAATATTTTTGCCGCCGCAGGCGATGGGGTACCTGATGCATAAGTAACGGCTCCGGCGGCTGATACAGGCGCACCACCACGAGGCGATTCGTCGGTCGCGCTTACTACAGCGGGCGTAACTGCAATAGGAGCAGCACCTACACCTTCAATGGTACACACAACAGCGCCAATTGGCAATACGTCGCCTTCTTTGGCTATAGTTTTTAATACGCCGGCTTTTTCGGCAGTTAATTCAAATGTGGCTTTATCTGATTCCAGTTCGGCAATGGCCTCATCCATTTCAACGGCATCACCATCTTTTTTTATCCAGCGTGATAAAGTAACCTCGGTGATTGATTCGCCTACGGTTGGTACTTTAATTTCTAAAGAAGCACCACCTGCCACAGGGGCCGGTGCAGCAACAGGCGCGGCAGCGGCCACAGGAGCCGGTGCTGGTGCGTTAGCCACCACTTCGGGCTGTGGTTGTGCAGCCGGTGCAGGAGCAGCAGCGCCTTCGCCTTCTTCAATATTGGCAACCAATGCGCCAATGGCTAAAGTATCGCCCTCTTTGGCAACAATTTGTAAAGTACCTGCACGCTCGGCAGTAAGTTCAAAAGTGGCCTTGTCCGATTCTAACTCGGCAATAACTTCATCCATCTCCACGTGATCGCCATCCTTCTTTTTCCAGCTTGCCAGGGTTACTTCTGTTATTGATTCACCTACGGTAGGTACTTTGATCGCTAAACTCATATTTTAGTATTGTATATTTTTTAATGGTTGTACGTTATACGTTTTAAGTTGTACGTTTTGCATAGTCAGCTAACGTTGTACGTTTTTTATGGACACGTATAACGTACCACGTAAAACGTATCACCTAACTCAATCCGCTCCGGCGTCAGCCATTTTTTTGGTTGTCTTTTTTATTGCTTCTTTTACCACTTTACCGGCAGGTGCTTCAAATGCTTTTGAAACAATGTAGGCCTGCTGAGCGGCATGCTGTTTGGCAAAACCGGTAGCGGTACTACTGCCCTCGTTACGTGATATCACATTCAGGTTTATTACCGTATCGTTGTGGAATTTGCGGCAAATGTATGGCCAAGCGCCCATATTTTCGGGCTCTTCCTGTACCCAGATAAACTCGGTAGCTTTTTCGTATTTGGCTTTTATCTTTAGTATTTGTGTAACCGGGGTTGGGTACAATTGCTCTACACGTACTATGGCTACATCCTTACGTTTATCGGCCAGTTGCTTATCCAGCAAATCGTAATAAACTTTACCGGTGCACAACAGTACACGTTTTACCTTTTTAGGATCAGCATAAACATCGTCAATCAGCTCGTGGAATTTACCGTTTGTAAAATCTTCAATTGGCGATACACATTTAGGGCTACGCAATAAACTTTTAGGTGTAAATATGATAAGCGGCTTGCGGAAATCGCGGTGCATTTGCCTCCTTAATATATGGAAGAAGTTTGCCGGCGTAGTACAGTTAGCTACCTGGATATTATCATCGGCACAAAGCTCCATAAAACGCTCCACACGGGCCGATGAATGTTCGGGGCCCTGGCCTTCATAACCGTGCGGCAGCAACATCACCAGGCCATTGCCGCGCTGCCATTTTGTTTCGGCACTGGCAATATATTGGTCAACAATAATTTGGGCACCGTTAAAGAAATCGCCAAATTGCGCTTCCCAAATGGTTAAGGCGTTGGGGTTGGCTAAAGCGTAACCATACTCAAACCCAAGTACGCCATATTCAGATAGCAGGGAATTATAAATGCTCAGCTTTGCTTCAGTTTCGATAGTTGCCAATGGCGTATACTCATCTTCCGAATCGGCAAGGGTTAATACCGCATGACGGTGCGAGAAAGTACCACGCTTAACATCTTCGCCACTTAACCTTAGCGGATAACCTTCTTTTAATAAGGTTCCGTAGGCTAAAAGCTCACCCATGGCCCAGTCAAAAACCTTGGTCTGGTTCACCATAATCTTGCGGTCTTCAAACAGTTTCTCAATTTTTTTGAAAAACTCCATGTCGGCCGGCAGTGTGGTTAACTTATTACCTATCGCTAATAATTCTTCTTCGGGTACCGATGTGTCAATCGCTTTTACAAACTCTTTATGGCTGGCCAGGTGTAATCCACTCCAGGCGCCTTCAAACATGGCAATGGTATCGGTAAACCTGTCTTCGGCTTTCGATTCATCCAGCTTTTGCTGCAATTCATCCTTAAACGCCTTCTCTACGCCCTTCAGGTAATTGGCATCAATGCTGCCTTCATCAATCAGTTTCTGATTGTAAATTTTAAGCGGGTTAGCATGCGCCTCTATGGCTTTGTACAACAATGGCTGGGTGAATTTTGGTTCATCAGCCTCGTTGTGACCATAGCGGCGGTAACATAGGATATCAATAAATACATCCTCGTTAAATACCTGCCTGTACTCCATGGCAAGGTTAACCACGTAGGCCAAAGCCTCCACATCATCGCCATTTACGTGGAATACCGGGGACAACACAGTTTTTGCCACATCGGTACAATAGGTACTTGAACGGGCGTCTTTATAGTTGGTGGTAAAACCTATCTGGTTATTGATAACCAGGTGAATGGTGCCGCCGGTGCGGTAGCCATCCAGTTTTTCCATTTGTAAAACTTCGTAAACAATACCCTGGCCTGCAACAGATGCATCACCATGGATTAATATAGGGGCAATTTTTGAATGATCGCCATTGTATTTAAAGTCGATTTTTGAACGGGTGATACCTTCCACAACCGGGTCAACCGCCTCTAAGTGCGAAGGGTTGGGGCAAAGGCTCAGGTGTACTTTTTTTCCGTTTGATGTGATTACGTCTGTTGAAAAGCCTAAATGGTATTTAACATCCCCACCAAAAGGAGATTCAGAATCAAAGTTTTTGCCTTCAAACTCCGAGAATACCTCTTTATAGGTTTTCTCCATGATGTTGGTAAGCACATTTAAGCGGCCGCGGTGGGCCATACCGATGATGAATTCCTCGATACCCAAATCGGCGCCCTTTTTAATAACCGAATCCATGGATGGGATCAGCGCCTCGGCTCCTTCGAGCGAGAAGCGTTTTTGACCCAGGAATTT is drawn from Mucilaginibacter ginsenosidivorax and contains these coding sequences:
- the odhB gene encoding 2-oxoglutarate dehydrogenase complex dihydrolipoyllysine-residue succinyltransferase; protein product: MSLAIKVPTVGESITEVTLASWKKKDGDHVEMDEVIAELESDKATFELTAERAGTLQIVAKEGDTLAIGALVANIEEGEGAAAPAPAAQPQPEVVANAPAPAPVAAAAPVAAPAPVAGGASLEIKVPTVGESITEVTLSRWIKKDGDAVEMDEAIAELESDKATFELTAEKAGVLKTIAKEGDVLPIGAVVCTIEGVGAAPIAVTPAVVSATDESPRGGAPVSAAGAVTYASGTPSPAAAKILAEKGVDPKAVSGTGVDGRITKGDALGAQASSPKPVAESPKSAAPTQNSEPATQNSRSEKREKMTSLRKTVAKRLVAVKNETAMLTTFNEVDMQPIMELRSKYKDKFKEKHGVGLGFMSFFTKAVTEALKDWPAVNARIEGEEIVYSNYADVSIAVSAPKGLVVPVIRNADSLSLAEIEKAIVVLAGKARENKLTISEMTGGTFTITNGGVFGSMMSTPILNSPQSAILGMHNIIERPVAINGQVVIRPMMYLALSYDHRIIDGRESVSFLVRVKQLLEDPARLLLGV
- a CDS encoding 2-oxoglutarate dehydrogenase E1 component produces the protein MDRLNYINSGNADYINSLYEAYKQDPESVDYGWQKFFEGFEFNINTNATGTAASTAAPGVDDKTYDHFLKEIKVLNMIDGYRSRGHLFAKTNPVRERRHYYPGKELETFGLSEADLDTVFNSGVEVGLGAAKLSDIRQLLEDTYCRAIGAEYRYIRNPIKIKWFEDRMEKNRNTPSFTIDEKKSMLNKLNEAVTFENFLGTKFLGQKRFSLEGAEALIPSMDSVIKKGADLGIEEFIIGMAHRGRLNVLTNIMEKTYKEVFSEFEGKNFDSESPFGGDVKYHLGFSTDVITSNGKKVHLSLCPNPSHLEAVDPVVEGITRSKIDFKYNGDHSKIAPILIHGDASVAGQGIVYEVLQMEKLDGYRTGGTIHLVINNQIGFTTNYKDARSSTYCTDVAKTVLSPVFHVNGDDVEALAYVVNLAMEYRQVFNEDVFIDILCYRRYGHNEADEPKFTQPLLYKAIEAHANPLKIYNQKLIDEGSIDANYLKGVEKAFKDELQQKLDESKAEDRFTDTIAMFEGAWSGLHLASHKEFVKAIDTSVPEEELLAIGNKLTTLPADMEFFKKIEKLFEDRKIMVNQTKVFDWAMGELLAYGTLLKEGYPLRLSGEDVKRGTFSHRHAVLTLADSEDEYTPLATIETEAKLSIYNSLLSEYGVLGFEYGYALANPNALTIWEAQFGDFFNGAQIIVDQYIASAETKWQRGNGLVMLLPHGYEGQGPEHSSARVERFMELCADDNIQVANCTTPANFFHILRRQMHRDFRKPLIIFTPKSLLRSPKCVSPIEDFTNGKFHELIDDVYADPKKVKRVLLCTGKVYYDLLDKQLADKRKDVAIVRVEQLYPTPVTQILKIKAKYEKATEFIWVQEEPENMGAWPYICRKFHNDTVINLNVISRNEGSSTATGFAKQHAAQQAYIVSKAFEAPAGKVVKEAIKKTTKKMADAGAD